In Pomacea canaliculata isolate SZHN2017 linkage group LG12, ASM307304v1, whole genome shotgun sequence, a single genomic region encodes these proteins:
- the LOC112577335 gene encoding neural-cadherin-like: MEKYIQVTVYAEDGGNPSLQGWCAFRLQVQDINDNAPKFDKTQYISNITIDTRVGTTFLTVRAYDNDTGVNAEVEYSFLDSSNGTFGIVSSNGFIYLDKQLQQGKTQYSLRVMAKDKGVPPLNSTVSVTVNVITSSNKPPSFDKNYTGMVYTVSEMAAQGVPIIQDITCNSNIDDPRVDFQLADANSGTFDTSQFFYIRKSDSSPNKATVYSNGVFDFETKQSHIVRLRCLNYGSVTLSTEINPVVQLLDANNKRPTFVGTDGDGRFQGSVTENLGPGQECLTITGQDLDITANFSKLTFEISAADNGTNNMDFELVRKDDRSAVLKSKRSFDRETKELYLINVIAKDGAPSAVLINDVNDNPPYFEQTLYNLTVPEDFNLNTLIEPYVTAKDPDSSDSNRLSYFIDSGNGQIPTFGVREGNGALFLVRKLDYENNDRFFQLKLRAFDGIHSATTTVNVLVTDVNDNSPVLLPSSLIIRNIVEEDDSVRANPRLLLQFNVTDADVDRPNKFQFSITSTSLLSFFRIDSTTGQLFLTDKLDRDLPNGRDTYIVDVQVTDELTNPLSGFASVSVLPLDINDNDPKFINGSLVGSVNENSEKGSSVMLVQVFDPDYMENGTVVFSILNSYSKNATGNYFAIDANTGYVTTNVAKELLDREKDPELYMVVKLADKGTPPRSSTGTITISLTDINDNPPIFQKKIYKVEMSESLPFGGNVISVTATDADIGVNANLIYDLQSSADRKYFDILTMKNVGNIIVFKAVDYDPPMNEKFFNLTVSVTDGRFTDTCYVEIKVTDFNDNAPQIQPQTLTVNISENVVVDYLLAYFSATDIDEGINSVFQFSIDRQTDLLRQFTVDPSGGVVRVRRPLDRETTPSYSLHILAIDEGDPVQTGTATLNVILGDVNDNYPTFKDNYQPQVPENDPNFRDIQSIFAKDPDLPPFSFPYGFNLAPCNDNDVCQAFGFRVDRAGDNGNGTAVITSKMTYDREKRKYYLIPIIMWDMYATGSSLSQTGTNTLTVTIADKNDNPMKEGHQDIFVFNYKGMFGPIDIGRVYVNDPDDWDLPDKTFTFLEPKWMEAYFKVQSNGTIVMEKGVPSNSDKEKYTFSVEVVDNVRKEKVVATVSVVVNDLSDEAVRSSGAVRLQGISAEDFIKRPPLDASTYGESKYDKFRKLLAAKLGTALENVLIISVQDVEGGVYIDVCYTAHGSAYYQSPQTDSLIVNNLQEFENTAGVSISQVPIDMCAQEIFEGGCYNYLDITGRPAMVNSNGTSFVGVEAFVRAKEGCRAKDFPDLVECFGDYCYNGGTCQKDDFGVLSCLCLSGYDGPRCQQLRHNFDGKSYAMYPTLEQCEDGQTSIEFITTQSDGLLLYNGPKVTPPADQPPDFISLELRGGFPVLMIDHGSGSTTLTVDGKNANGNVIISTLADGKWHRIDIIRTGKHVEMIVDFCESAAEKSVGGTLDDRPCRATGNTPGTYSFLNVGTLLQLYDLYYKEIAGVSSGQNGCPREDTICGATCGVNGVCTASLTPPQATCVCKPGWRGDQCTTATTIRDLGKAPTYLTWTLSSSFLTGLLPCKVEMQAMFRTRSKTGVIFATYGRINSQYIVVQIQNGTLQVIYNLDDIDKTLELSHGNVSNGQWHVVRVMRNLQHVTLISDGGEGRNYNFSRGSPTGNFSVTLRDTATVGAVMSSLQGQTVYDRNLIDTCVQDIRLNNVGFPMTRSENTGQYDTGPDLAGKRQIRQGITSSEHAFCRAALPYFEGIMPLTECNPDSMKTF, encoded by the exons ATGGAGAAGTATATTCAG GTGACTGTTTATGCTGAGGATGGTGGGAATCCTTCCTTGCAAGGCTGGTGTGCATTCAGACTCCAAGTGCAGGACATCAACGACAACGCGCCAAAGTTTGACAAAACCCAGTATATTTCCAACATAACCATTGACACCAGGGTTGGAACAACTTTCCTGACAGTCCGTGCTTACGATAACGACACAGGTGTTAACGCTGAGGTCGAATACTCCTTCCTCGATAGCTCTAACGGCACCTTTGGCATCGTCTCGTCCAACGGTTTCATCTACCTTGACAAACAGCTTCAGCAAGGG aagaCTCAGTACAGTCTGAGAGTGATGGCAAAGGACAAGGGTGTACCCCCCCTTAACAGCACAGTTTCAGTTACTGTGAACGTCATAACCAGCTCCAACAAACCACCCAGCTTTGACAAGAACTACACGGGAATGGTGTACACT GTGAGTGAAATGGCGGCACAAGGTGTCCCCATTATCCAAGACATCACGTGCAACTCCAACATAGACGATCCGCGCGTGGACTTCCAGCTCGCCGATGCCAATTCGGGAACCTTCGACACTTCACAATTCTTCTACATCAGGAAGTCCGACAGTTCCCCCAACAAGGCCACCGTCTACTCCAACGGCGTCTTCGACTTTGAGACCAAGCAAAGTCACATCGTTCGCCTGCGCTGTCTG AATTATGGTTCGGTGACCTTGTCCACTGAGATCAACCCTGTAGTTCAGCTCTTGGATGCTAACAACAAGCGGCCGACTTTCGTTGGAACTGACGGTGATGGCCGCTTCCAGGGCTCGGTGACCGAGAACTTGGGTCCTGGGCAAGAATGTCTGACCATTACCGGCCAGGACTTGGACATCACAGCAAACTTTAGCAAG cTGACATTTGAGATCTCTGCCGCCGACAACGGCACTAACAACATGGACTTCGAACTCGTCCGGAAAGATGACCGATCTGCGGTTCTCAAAAGCAAACGATCCTTCGACCGCGAGACAAAAGAATTATACTTGATAAACGTCATCGCTAAGGACGGGGCACCCTCAGC AGTTCTCATCAATGATGTTAACGACAACCCTCCATACTTCGAACAGACTTTGTACAACCTGACTGTGCCTGAAGACTTTAACCTCAACACGCTCATCGAGCCTTATGTTACGGCTAAAGATCCCGACAGTT CGGACAGTAATAGACTGTCTTATTTCATTGATTCTGGTAACGGACAGATTCCAACATTTGGTGTGAGAGAAGGCAATGGGGCTCTCTTTCTCGTGCGGAAACTTGACTACGAGAACAATGACAGG ttttTTCAACTAAAACTGCGAGCGTTTGATGGAATACATTCAGCGACCACGACAGTCAATGTGCTTGTTACGGATGTCAATGACAACAGCCCCGTCTTATTACCCTCGTCGTTGATCATCCGAAATATCGTTGAAGAAGACGATAGCGTCAGGGCCAACCCAAGGCTTCTGCTGCAG TTTAACGTAACTGACGCAGACGTGGACCGCCCAAACAAATTCCAGTTCTCTATCACCAGTACATCGCTATTGAGCTTCTTTAGAATCGACAGCACCACGGGACAGCTGTTCCTCACCGACAAACTCGACCGTGACCTGCCCAACGGGCGTGACACGTACATCGTAGACGTGCAGGTGACAGACGAGCTGACAAATCCATTGAGTGGCTTCGCCTCTGTCTCCGTCCTGCCGCTAGACATCAATGACAACGACCCCAAGTTCATCAACGGCTCTCTAGTGGGCAGCGTGAACGAAAATTCAGAAAAAG GGTCTTCTGTGATGCTGGTGCAGGTGTTCGACCCGGACTACATGGAGAACGGTACTGTGGTCTTTAGCATCCTCAATAGCTACAGCAAGAACGCCACTGGCAACTACTTCGCAATCGACGCCAACACAGGCTACGTCACTACCAACGTAGCCAAGGAACTGCTGGACCGCGAGAAGGACCCCGAACTTTACATGGTCGTCAAACTCGCCGACAAGGGAACGCCCCCTCGCAGCTCCACCGGCACCATCACCATCTCTCTCACTGACATTAACGACAATCCGCCAATATTCcagaagaaaatttacaa AGTGGAGATGTCGGAGTCGCTCCCCTTTGGCGGAAATGTCATCAGTGTAACAGCCACCGACGCGGACATTGGTGTCAACGCTAACTTGATCTACGACCTTCAATCGTCAGCTGACAGAAAATACTTTGATATCTTGACGATGAAGAACGTGGGAAACATCATTGTGTTCAAg GCGGTAGACTACGACCCTCCCATGAATGAGAAGTTCTTCAACCTAACGGTCTCGGTGACTGATGGGAGGTTCACTGATACATGCTACGTGGAAATCAAGGTGACCGACTTTAACGACAATGCTCCTCAGATCCAGCCTCAAACTCTCACTGTCAACATCTCAGAGAATGTCGTCGTCGACTATCTCTTGGCTTACTTCTCAGCAACGGATATAGACGAAGGCATAAACAGCGTGTTCCA ATTTTCTATTGACCGCCAGACAGACCTGTTACGTCAGTTCACCGTTGACCCTTCCGGCGGTGTGGTACGTGTTCGCCGCCCGCTGGACCGAGAGACAACTCCATCATACAGTCTGCATATCCTTGCCATTGACGAAG GTGACCCAGTGCAAACTGGAACAGCAACTCTCAACGTTATTTTGGGAGATGTGAACGATAACTACCCGACCTTTAAGGACAACTACCAACCGCAAGTGCCGGAGAATGACCCTAACTTCAGGGACATTCAG AGTATTTTTGCTAAGGACCCAGACCTGCCTCCATTCAGCTTCCCCTACGGCTTCAATCTCGCGCCGTGTAACGACAATGACGTCTGTCAGGCCTTCGGTTTTCGGGTAGACAGAG CTGGTGACAACGGTAACGGCACTGCTGTCATAACCTCGAAGATGACGTACGACAGGGAGAAACGCAAATATTACCTAATCCCCATCATTATGTGGGACATGTACGCGACCGGAAGTTCATTGTCTCAGACTGGAACCAACACTCTCACTGTCACCATCGCTGACAAGAACGACAACCCCATGAAAGAGGGGCATCAAGACATCTTTGTCTTCAACTACAAAG GGATGTTCGGTCCCATCGACATCGGCCGCGTCTACGTGAATGACCCTGACGACTGGGACTTGCCCGACAAAACATTCACCTTCCTGGAACCTAAATGGATGGAGGCGTACTTCAA GGTGCAGAGCAACGGTACCATCGTCATGGAGAAGGGTGTGCCTAGCAACAgcgacaaagaaaaatacactttCAGTGTCGAGGTGGTAGACAAtgtcaggaaagaaaaggtCGTCGCGACTGTCTCCGTTGTTGTGAACGACCTCAGCGACGAGGCCGTCCGATCTTCTGGCGCCGTACGTCTCCAAG GAATCTCTGCCGAGGATTTCATCAAGCGACCGCCGCTGGACGCCAGCACGTACGGCGAAAGCAAATACGACAAGTTCCGGAAGTTGTTGGCAGCGAAGCTGGGCACGGCGCTGGAAAACGTGCTGATCATCAGCGTGCAGGACGTGGAGGGCGGTGTCTACATCGATGTTTGCTACACGGCTCATGGCTCGGCCTACTACCAGTCCCCGCAGACCGACAGCCTGATCGTCAACAACCTACAAGAG TTTGAGAATACTGCTGGTGTCAGCATTAGCCAAGTACCCATTGACATGTGCGCTCAAGAGATTTTTGAAGGCGGGTGCTACAACTACCTCGATATCACCGGCCGACCCGCAATGGTCAATTCCAACGGAACGTCGTTCGTGGGGGTCGAGGCCTTCGTCAGGGCGAAGGAAGGATGCCGTGCAAAGGACTTTCCTGATCTTGTGGAATGTTTTGGAGACTACTGTTACAACGGCGGAACGTGCCAAAAAGATGACTTTGGAGTTCTGTC ATGCCTGTGTTTGTCCGGATATGATGGCCCGCGCTGTCAGCAGTTGCGGCACAACTTCGACGGCAAGTCATACGCGATGTACCCGACTTTGGAGCAGTGCGAGGACGGCCAAACCTCTATCGAGTTCATCACTACTCAG TCGGATGGTCTCCTTCTCTACAACGGACCCAAGGTCACACCTCCTGCAGACCAGCCACCTGACTTCATCTCTCTGGAGTTGCGGGGCGGCTTTCCTGTCTTGATGATCGACCACGGGTCAGGCTCAACAACCTTGACCGTCGACGGGAAAAATGCGAACGGAAATGTCATCATAAGCACTCTGGCAGACGGCAAGTGGCACCGCATCGATATCATCCGAACTGGCAAG cACGTGGAAATGATTGTTGATTTCTGCGAGAGCGCAGCGGAGAAGAGCGTGGGCGGTACTTTAGACGACCGCCCTTGTCGAGCAACAGGCAACACCCCGGGTACCTACTCATTCCTTAACGTGGGTACTTTGCTTCAG ctgTACGATCTATATTACAAAGAAATCGCAGGCGTCTCTTCCGGCCAGAACGGCTGCCCACGCGAGGATACCATATGTGGCGCCACCTGTGGTGTGAATGGTGTTTGCACAGCCAGTCTTACACCTCCTCAGGCCACCTGTGTCTGCAAGCCGGGATGGCGGGGAGATCAGTGTACTACAG CGACTACTATTCGAGACCTGGGAAAGGCGCCCACCTACCTGACGTGGACTCTGAGCTCCAGCTTTCTGACCGGCCTTCTCCCTTGCAAGGTGGAGATGCAGGCCATGTTTCGCACACGTAGTAAGACCGGTGTCATCTTCGCCACCTACGGCAGAATCAACAGCCAGTACATAGTAGTACAG ATCCAGAACGGCACGCTGCAGGTCATCTATAACCTCGATGACATTGATAAGACTCTGGAGCTGTCGCACGGCAATGTCAGCAATGGACAGTGGCATGTGGTCAGAGTCATGAGAAATTTGCAGCACGTGACACTTATTTCAGACGGAGGTGAAGGACGCAACTACAACTTCTCTCGGGGGAGTCCCACTGGAAACTTTTCAGTGACCTTGCGAGACACCGCCACTGTAGGAGCAGTTATGAGCAGTCTTCAAGGCCAAACGGTTTATGACAGGAATCTTATTGACA CGTGCGTCCAGGACATCCGCCTCAACAATGTCGGATTTCCGATGACTCGGTCAGAGAACACAGGCCAA
- the LOC112553378 gene encoding protocadherin-like protein encodes MAAIKAALPVVALLCIAVCALASVHERFGEQPKPLSFSQDKDLDHKIDKRDVWSRYNYISLNRRKRSLVVDSNLANVSYLDIPLSSLVVHSRQRRAVTDIPEVSVQFSENQAGQVLSFANYVPRNVSRTYMLMSSSVDSTLFTLSSTGTLNWISANSLDYETTKTVTIVVNATSTVDQADVYVILTRINVTDVNEPAVFITKPQPYQATLTTIAPQDTLVISLQAQDPDAGASVGYSLTSVNPSNLRSRFTLIEVGTSGARSCEIRTVGSAQFPQGQEITITVTAKDNNDATASPTTTTVSVLVGFRSPQFMEILYEGYAQENNQPLQMVYTQPDGNVPLKIETKLFQPSPVTYSLLNSNGQPSSDFTVDSDGVVKSLQTIDYETAPSPQVQLTLRAVQVVGTTTFPSTATVLIRLVDINDNSPEFEMSRYLATVPEDTAVGTSILEVKATDRDSGTNAMITYNLRDTQDFSITTVTRNGSYVGIMSVKQRLDYDRTPNHYYDFVVVAADQGKPTSRTSTTSARVFVRNTNDEAPMFTNEPGKTFTVAQGLPVNSVIAQIQATDLDGDRVRYSFTVPQSKFSLAQDTGIITLQSAFTQDDYEFVLNITARDDGSCCGGVTSLSNTTYIVIQVMGTNNNKPTFTNCSAYDLSNVFEESPNNSFVIQVSATDQTEALTVD; translated from the exons ATGGCGGCGATTAAGGCCGCTCTCCCAGTCGTCGCCTTGTTGTGTATAGCTGTGTGTGCTTTAGCCTCTGTCCACGAAAGGTTTGGAGAGCAACCGAAGCCGTTGTCATTCTCTCAAGACAAAGATCTTGATCATAAGATCGACAAAAGGGATGTATGGTCACGGTACAATTACATCTCACTCAACAGGCGGAAGCGATCCTTGGTTGTGGATTCGAACCTTGCTAATGTGAGTTACTTAGATATTCCGCTTTCGTCTCTCGTGGTTCATTCTCGGCAGAGGCGAGCAGTGACGGACATTCCAGAAGTCAGCGTTCAATTCAGCGAAAACCAGGCTGGTCAGGTGCTGTCGTTTGCTAACTACGTGCCTCGGAATGTATCGAGGACGTACATGCTCATGTCCTCATCCGTAGACAGCACCTTGTTTACCCTGTCCAGCACGGGAACACTCAACTGGATATCAGCAAATTCTCTGGATTATGAGACAACGAAGACCGTCACAATAGTTGTTAACGCTACGAGCACTGTTGACCAAGCGG ATGTTTACGTCATCCTTACCCGAATCAACGTCACGGATGTCAACGAACCGGCGGTCTTCATCACCAAACCCCAGCCATACCAGGCCACCCTTACGACCATCGCTCCCCAGGACACTCTGGTCATCTCACTCCAGGCCCAGGACCCTGATGCTGGAGCTTCTGTTGGGTACAGCCTGACTTCAG TGAACCCGAGCAACCTCAGAAGTCGGTTCACTCTGATCGAGGTCGGCACTAGTGGAGCTCGCTCTTGTGAGATTCGCACTGTGGGTAGCGCCCAGTTCCCGCAGGGTCAAGAGATAACCATCACCGTCACGGCTAAGGATAACAATGACGCCACGGCCAGCCCCACAACCACGACGGTCAGCGTGTTGGTAGGATTTCGCTCCCCGCAGTTCATGGAGATTCTTTACGAGGGCTACGCACAAGAAAACAACCAACCGCTACAGAT GGTATACACCCAACCAGACGGCAATGTGCCGCTTAAAATAGAGACCAAATTGTTCCAGCCGTCACCAGTTACCTACAGCTTGCTCAACTCCAACGGCCAACCCTCCTCCGACTTCACGGTTGACAGTGATGGAGTCGTCAAAAGTCTCCAA acgATAGACTATGAGACAGCCCCGTCTCCACAAGTACAGCTGACTTTGAGGGCTGTGCAAGTTGTGGGGACTACTACTTTCCCCAGCACGGCTACA GTGTTGATCAGGCTTGTAGATATAAATGACAACAGCCCTGAGTTTGAAATGTCTCGATACTTGGCCACAGTACCGGAGGACACAGCTGTAGGCACTTCTATACTAGAAG TAAAGGCCACCGACCGAGACTCGGGTACCAACGCCATGATCACCTACAACCTTAGGGATACCCAGGACTTCTCCATCACGACTGTGACAAGGAACGGCTCCTATGTAGGAATCATGTCGGTCAAACA gCGCCTTGACTACGACAGAACGCCCAACCATTATTATGACTTCGTTGTGGTGGCTGCTGATCAAGGGAAGCCAACATCCAGAACGAGCACCACCAGCGCGCGGGTGTTTGTTCGAAACACTAATGACGAGGCGCCCATGTTCACCAATGAACCCGGCAAGACGTTCACTGTGGCGCAGGGACTTCCGGTCAATTCGGTGATCGCGCAGATTCAGGCCACCGACCTCGACGGAGACAGGGTCCGCTACTCTTTCACAG TGCCCCAGAGCAAGTTCAGTCTGGCACAAGACACTGGGATTATCACGCTGCAGTCAGCGTTCACACAGGACGACTACGAGTTTGTGCTGAACATTACGGCCAGGGATGACGGCTCGTGCTGTGGTGGTGTCACCTCACTAAGCAACACGACGTATATAGTTATTCAAGTGATGGGCACCAATAACAACAAGCCCACCTTCACCAACTGCTCAGCCTACGATTTGTCTAACGTCTTTGAAGAATCTCCGAACAACTCTTTTGTCATACAG GTTTCTGCTACGGACCAGACAGAGGCCTTAACGGTAGACTGA